From a region of the Lactuca sativa cultivar Salinas chromosome 4, Lsat_Salinas_v11, whole genome shotgun sequence genome:
- the LOC111910643 gene encoding ATP-citrate synthase alpha chain protein 2: MARKKIREYDSKRLVKEHFKRISGSELAIKSAQVTESTDLNELIEREPWLSSSKLVVKPDMLFGKRGKSGLVALNLDLAQVSEFVKARLGKEVEMGGCKGPITTFIVEPFIPHNDEFYINIVSERLGCSISFSECGGIDIEENWDKVKTIFLPTGISLNQEICAPLVATLPLEIKPVIEDFIKSIYTLFIDLDFTFLEMNPFTLVDGKPYPLDMRGELDDTAAFKNFKKWGNIEFPLPFGRVMSATESFIHGLDEKTSASLKFTVLNPKGRIWTMVAGGGASVIYADTVGDLGYASELGNYAEYSGAPNEEEVLQYARVVIDCATADPDGQKRALVVGGGIANFTDVAATFNGIIRAMKEKESKLKAANMHIYVRRGGPNYQRGLARMRALGEEIGIPIEVYGPEATMTGICKQAIDCITAAA; this comes from the exons ATGGCACGCAAGAAGATCAGAGAGTATGATTCCAAAAGGCTGGTGAAGGAGCATTTTAAGAGGATTTCTGGTTCCGAATTGGCTATTAAATCTGCACAG GTTACAGAATCAACCGACTTGAATGAGCTAATCGAGAGGGAACCTTGGCTATCCTCATCCAAATTGGTTGTGAAGCCCGATATGTTGTTTGGGAAACGTGGGAAAAGTGGACTCGTTGCTCTAAATCTTGATTTAGCCCAAGTTTCTGAATTTGTAAAAGCACGACTTGGCAAAGAGGTTGAGATGGGAGGATGCAAAGGTCCCATAACCACATTCATCGTTGAACCTTTTATTCCACACAATGATGAGTTTTATATCAACATTGTTTCTGAGCGATTAGGGTGTAGCATTAGTTTTTCAGAATGTGGAGGAATTGACATTGAAGAGAATTGGGACAAG GTCAAGACAATCTTTTTACCAACTGGGATAtctttgaatcaagagatatgcgCTCCACTTGTTGCAACTCTTCCATTGGAG ATCAAACCTGTAATTGAGGACTTTATCAAATCCATATACACTCTATTTATAG ATCTTGACTTCACTTTCCTAGAAATGAACCCTTTCACCTTGGTTGATGGAAAACCTTATCCTCTTGATATGAGAGGAGAGCTTGATGACACTGCTGCTTTCAAGAACTTCAAAAA GTGGGGCAACattgagttcccattgccttttgGAAGAGTTATGAGTGCCACAGAAAGCTTTATTCATGGACTAGATGAAAAG ACTAGTGCATCTTTGAAGTTTACAGTTCTTAATCCAAAGGGAAGAATTTGGACCATGGTTGCAGGTGGAGGGGCCAGTGTCATATATGCCGATACA GTTGGAGATCTTGGTTATGCTTCCGAGCTTGGAAATTATGCAGAATACAGTGGTGCACCAAACGAAGAGGAGGTTTTGCAGTATGCTAGAGTTGTCATTGAT TGTGCAACTGCTGATCCGGATGGGCAAAAGAGAGCTCTTGTAGTAGGAGGTGGAATTGCTAACTTCACAGATGTTGCAGCCACATTCAATGGCATCATTCGTGCAATGAAAGAAAAG GAGTCTAAGTTGAAAGCTGCAAACATGCATATCTATGTAAGGAGAGGAGGTCCAAATTACCAAAGAGGACTTGCACGGATGCGTGCACTCGGAGAAGAAATTGGCATCCCAATTGAg GTGTATGGTCCTGAGGCAACAATGACCGGAATATGCAAACAAGCAATTGACTGCATTACTGCAGCTGCATAA